From Pararhizobium sp. A13:
TCGTCTCGATATCCCAGTCGGCCAGCGGATTGATCTTGATCAGGCCACGGTCGAGGTCGGCCTCGGCAAACGGCGTATCGGCACGATTGCCCGACTGGCCGCGGCGCAGGCCGGTGATCCAGAAGGATGCCCCTTCGAGTGCGCGCGCAAGAGGCTTCACCTTGCGCGCGCCGCAACAGGCGTGCCTGGCTTCGACGCTGTCGTAGAAACCGTTCATGCCGTATTTTGCAGCGAAGGCGTCGATGTCGTCCTGCTCAGGGTAAAAACGCTTGATCAGGATGCCGTAGGTTTCTTCGGTCTCGTCGATCAGCGCGACGGTCTCGTTGAAGAGGCGGCCGGTCTCGAGCGTGGAGACTTCGATGCCGAGCTTGGCCGAGCCGATCGCGGCGGTGATCACCTGATCCTCGATGCCGAGGCTGGTGGTGAAGACGACCTTGCCCTCGAGGCCGGCAACCAAAGCCAGCCGGCCTCCGAGATCGAGGCTTTCGAGTTGCTTGTTCAGCGCCGAGGCGCGATTTTCGAGTGACGCGGATGTCATGGGAGGAAATCCTGGTTCTGTTGTCCCGGAATATCGCAGCCCTCTATGACAAAAGACAGAAAAACAGATTTCTAAACTCGGCGGATCAGAGCAAATATCTCTCCGAAGCGGAAAATTCTAAGAAAACCTAGTAATTTAATAGATTATTCCTGCTGCCGCCAAGCCGGCGGATAGAGCGCCCTACGACGCCGGGCCACGGAAGGGGCTCCCTCATTCAAGAAGTATTGATTTCCCCTTTTTCGGCCGCCGATCCAGCCTGCGTTGATCGTGTGTCGCAAGAAAGGAGACGTGAGATGGATGGAACATTTCTCGCGCGCGTTTTTGCGGGCGGCCTGATCGCGATGATGTTTGCCGCCGGCGCCTATGCCCATCACGGCTGGTCCTGGGCCGAGGCCGACCAGATCGAGCTCAAAGGCACGATCCGCGAAATCTCGATGGCGCCGCCGCATCCGACGCTGCATGTCGCCACGGAAACGGACGGCGTCTGGCTGGTCGAACTGGGCAACCCCTGGCGGACCGAACAATCGGGCTTCATCGAGGGCGCGGCCAGGATAGGCGACCCGATCGTCGCCCTCGGCAATCGCTCGCTCGATCCCGAGGAAAAGAGAATGAAAGCCGTGCGGATCACCGTGTCGGGCAAGGTCTACGACATCTATCCGGAGCGGATACGGACGAATTGATGAGCGGGCCGGATCTGCTGCAATGGCTGGCGGGATGGCCGGGCGCGGCGTTCTTGCGCCGCTCCAGTGCCGCCTATCTCTTTGTGAATGCCGCGCATATCCTCGGCATCGGGCTCATCCTCGGTGCCATCCTGCCGCTTGATCTGCGGCTGATGGGCCTCGTGCGCGCGCCGCCCGTCGCAGCGGTCGGACCCTTCCTGTCGCGTGCGGCCGCCTGTGGCGTCGTGCTTGCTGTTCTTTCCGGTTTTTGGCTCTTTACCGTGCGCCCGGTCGCTTACATCGGCAATCAGGCCTTTCTCATCGAGATCGCACTGCTTGCCGCCGCGATCGCCAATCTCGGCTTCCTGCATATGAGCGGCGCGTGGCGTGCCGTCGCATCTGGCGCTCCCGCAGGCGGTGTCGTCCGGTTCTGTGCCTTCCTGTCCTTTTCCCTCTGGCTCGCCGCGCTGCTTGCTGGCCGCTGGATCGGCTTTCTGTAATCGCTCAGTTACGGTTTGGTGGTGATTTCAAAAAATATGATAGAAATAATCCAGTTTTTATTCGTATTAACTTGACAAAATAACTCATCTTAAAATAGGCCTCGGTCGTTCATATTTCTGGGGTACTTCCAATGACGATCACCATCACAGCAACCGACGTGAATGCCGACGGCACAGGCATCAACCTTCTCACCTATCTCACCGGTTTCGCGAACGATTTCGTGGCATCCGGGCGCGGCCAGTTCAGCGGCGCCGACGGGATTTCCGGTGAGGAATACGCTGCCACCGACTCTTCGGGCTATGGCGTCGTGTTCGACGCTGATGACACGGCGTGGAGCTACAGCATGACGACGCATACCGTCACCGGCAGCCTCGATGCCGTGACCTTCGGCTCCGACGTCACGCTCGACACGACGACGCGCACGTTCACGCAGACGACCGAGGTCTCGATCAGCGGCCTCGATATCGACGACAGCAGCCTGGCGGAAGGCATTCGCGGCGAACTGACCGGCTCGACGACCACTCTGCTGCTCGAATACCTCGAGACCGACTCGCTGGTTTTCGAGGGAAGCTCCGGCAACGACGTTTTCCGCGGTTACGACCATGCCGACAGGCTCAAGGGTGCCGATGGCAACGATACGCTCGTCGGCGGCGGCGGAGCCGACACCCTCTTCGGCCAGAACGGCAATGACATCGTCAAGGGCGGCACGGGTAACGACACGATCAAGGGCGGTCTCGGCAACGACAAGATCTACGGCGAGGCCGGCAACGATAAGCTTTACGGGGAAGCGGGCAACGACGTCCTGAACGGCGGCGCCGGCAATGACCGCCTGACGGCGAGCCTCGGCAATGACACGCTGACCGGCGGCACCGGTAGCGACACCTTCCTGTTCGGAACCTCGATCGGGCGCACCGTCATCACCGATTTCTCCGCCGGCAAGACCGTTGCCGACGTTCTCGTCCTTGAAAACAGCGTATTGTCGTCCTTCGCCGATGTGACGGCAAACGCGACGGAAAACTCGCTCGGTGTCACGATCGACTACGGCGACGGCTCGATCGTTCTGAGGGGTGTCGAGCTTGCCGACCTGCACCGCAACGACTTCTTCTTCGCCTGATTGTCAAGCGTAGAATAATGTTCAAACGAAAGGCCGGGCGCTTGTCGTCCGGCCTTTCGGATCATGGGGCTATATCGCGCGCTTCAAGATCGAGGATGATCACACCGTGACCATCCTCGCCGTTGGTCACCAGCGTGAGGATGATTACCACTGAACCCCCGTTACCGGTCGCTCACCGCCCAGCGCGGGTTGACCCACGGTTCCTGGTTGCTGCGCGCCAGCATGCCCTTGCCGAGGATGTGGTCGGCGGCCTTCTCGCCGGTCATGATCGACGGCGCGTTGAGGTTGCCGTAGGTGACGTGCGGGAAGATCGATGAGTCGGCAACGCGCAGGCCATCGACGCCGATGACGCGGGTTTCCGGGTCGACGACGGCCATCGGATCGTTGCGCGAGCCCATCTTGCAGGTGCCGCAGGGATGATAGGCGCTTTCCAGATGCTCGCGCAGGAACGCGTCGATCTGCTCGTCGCTCTGGACCGCTTCGCCCGGCTGGATCTCCGGCCCGCGATAGTGATCGAAAGCCTGCTGACCGAAGATCTCGCGGGTAAGCCGTACGCAATGGCGGAACTTTTCCCAGTCTTCCGGATGGCTCATATAGTTGAAGCGGATGACCGGATCGGCCATCGGCTCGGCCGAGCGCAGCGTGACGTTGCCGCGCGATTTCGACAGGTTGTAGCCGACATGCGCCTGGAAGCCGTGCGTGTTGGCTGCCGCCTTGCCGTCATAGCTGATGGCAACGGGCAGGAAGTGATACTGGATGTCGGGCTGCTTGACGCCCGGGGCCGAGCGCAGGAAGGCGCAGGCCTCGAACTGGTTGGAGATGCCGAGACCCTGCTTGAGGAACAGCCATTGCGCGCCCGCGACCCCCTGCCAGAACCAGGGCAGCCAGGAATAGAGCGAGACAGGCTTGGTCGCGATCTGCTGGAAATAGAATTCCATGTGGTCCTGCAGGTTGGCGCCGACGCCCGGCCGGTCGACCTTCACCTCGATGCCCATGTCCTGCAGATGCTGGGCCGGGCCGATGCCGGAGAGCATCAGCAGTTTCGGCGAGTTGAAGGAGGAGGCCGAGACGATCACTTCGCGGTTGGCTTTCACCACCTCGATCTTGCCACCCCGATCGATCTCGACACCAACGGCGCGGCCGTTCTCGATGACCAGCTTGCGGGCGAAGCAGCGGACGAGTTCAACGTTCGGCCGCTTCATCGCCGGCTTCAGATAGGCATTGGCAGTTGACCAGCGGCGTCCCTGCCAGACGGTCTGCTCCATATGGCCGAAGCCTTCCTGCTTGGAGCCGTTATAATCGTCGGTCAGCTCGAAACCGGCCTGCTTGCCGGCCTCGACGAAAGCGTGAAACAGCGGGTTCTTCAGCGGTCCGCGTTTGACGTGCAGCGGGCCGTCCGTGCCGCGCCAGCCTTGCTCGCCGCCCTGCGAGGTTTCCTGCCGCTTGAAATAGGGCAGCACGTCGGCATAGGCCCAGCCTTGCGCGCCAAGCTCCTCCCAGCGGTTGAAGTCTTCGGCATGGCCGCGCACATAGACGAGCCCGTTGATCGAGGACGAGCCGCCGATCACCTTGCCGCGCGGGGCGGTGATGCGCCGGTTGTTGAGGTTCGGCTCAGGCTCCGAGAGGTAGCCCCAGTTATAGCGCTTCATGCTCATCGGCCAGGCAAGTGCTGCCGGCATCTGGATGAACGGCCCAAAATCCGAACCGCCATATTCCAGCACCATGACCGTGTTCTTGCCGTCCTCGGAGAGACGGTAGGCGAGGGCGGAGCCGGCGGAGCCCGAACCGATGATGATGAAGTCTGCCTGTTGCATTTTCTTTCCCCAGTAATTGTTGGGCCGTCATTCCTGTGCTCGTCACAGGTATCCAGCCAAGCGGCGTCTGCCGCTTGAAAGAGTCTTTGTGCGCCACAGACGCGGCGCTGTTGGATCCCCGGAACTCGCTACGCTCGCCCGAGGATGACGGATAGGGGCCTCTTGCCCTTCCACCCGGACCTGCGGTCCGACCCTCCCCCTCAAGGGGAGGGCCAAATTCGCGAAGGTTACCCCCGCCCGCAGCTTCGCTGCGACCTCGCCCCTCAAGGGGGAGCAAAGATCAATACGGCGACTCGACCTTCCCCATCGCCACGTAGACGCTCTTCAGTTCCGTGTAGTGATTGAGCGCCGCCAGCGAGTTCTCCCGCCCGAAACCGGACTGCTTCGAGCCGCCGAACGGCACCTCGACCGGCGCCAGATTGTAAGTGTTGATCCACAGTGTGCCGGCTTCCAGCTGATCGACCACACGGTGTGCGCGGGTGAGGTCCGAGGTGAAGACGCCGGCCGAAAGGCCGAACTCGCTGCCGTTGGCCCGGGCGATCACCTCGTCTTCGCGTTCGAAGTCGAGCACGCACATGACCGGTC
This genomic window contains:
- a CDS encoding phosphoadenylyl-sulfate reductase, with amino-acid sequence MTSASLENRASALNKQLESLDLGGRLALVAGLEGKVVFTTSLGIEDQVITAAIGSAKLGIEVSTLETGRLFNETVALIDETEETYGILIKRFYPEQDDIDAFAAKYGMNGFYDSVEARHACCGARKVKPLARALEGASFWITGLRRGQSGNRADTPFAEADLDRGLIKINPLADWDIETIRAHVESQAIPVNPLHARGYPSIGCEPCTRAIKPGEPERAGRWWWENDEKRECGLHVPETAASAIPQSTPLQSSLAR
- a CDS encoding DUF6152 family protein; translated protein: MDGTFLARVFAGGLIAMMFAAGAYAHHGWSWAEADQIELKGTIREISMAPPHPTLHVATETDGVWLVELGNPWRTEQSGFIEGAARIGDPIVALGNRSLDPEEKRMKAVRITVSGKVYDIYPERIRTN
- a CDS encoding DUF2214 domain-containing protein, producing the protein MSGPDLLQWLAGWPGAAFLRRSSAAYLFVNAAHILGIGLILGAILPLDLRLMGLVRAPPVAAVGPFLSRAAACGVVLAVLSGFWLFTVRPVAYIGNQAFLIEIALLAAAIANLGFLHMSGAWRAVASGAPAGGVVRFCAFLSFSLWLAALLAGRWIGFL
- the betA gene encoding choline dehydrogenase, encoding MQQADFIIIGSGSAGSALAYRLSEDGKNTVMVLEYGGSDFGPFIQMPAALAWPMSMKRYNWGYLSEPEPNLNNRRITAPRGKVIGGSSSINGLVYVRGHAEDFNRWEELGAQGWAYADVLPYFKRQETSQGGEQGWRGTDGPLHVKRGPLKNPLFHAFVEAGKQAGFELTDDYNGSKQEGFGHMEQTVWQGRRWSTANAYLKPAMKRPNVELVRCFARKLVIENGRAVGVEIDRGGKIEVVKANREVIVSASSFNSPKLLMLSGIGPAQHLQDMGIEVKVDRPGVGANLQDHMEFYFQQIATKPVSLYSWLPWFWQGVAGAQWLFLKQGLGISNQFEACAFLRSAPGVKQPDIQYHFLPVAISYDGKAAANTHGFQAHVGYNLSKSRGNVTLRSAEPMADPVIRFNYMSHPEDWEKFRHCVRLTREIFGQQAFDHYRGPEIQPGEAVQSDEQIDAFLREHLESAYHPCGTCKMGSRNDPMAVVDPETRVIGVDGLRVADSSIFPHVTYGNLNAPSIMTGEKAADHILGKGMLARSNQEPWVNPRWAVSDR